A genomic region of Bradyrhizobium sp. ORS 278 contains the following coding sequences:
- a CDS encoding quinone oxidoreductase, with the protein MAKAVRVHKVGGPEALVYEPVDLAAPGPGEVRIRQHAIGLNFIDVYYRTGLYKAPGLPFVAGNEAAGEVIAVGPGVTHFHPSDRVAYYENLGGYATERNIGWQRLVKLPDHITYEQGAVLMLKGLTVWYLLHKTFKVEPHHRVLIHAAAGGIGLLACQWARALGAHVIGTVGSKAKADLALANGCDHVILYNEEDFVARVKQISRGEGCDVVYDGVGKSTFPGSLSCLKPRGLFVSFGNASGPVPPFSIAELNSHGSLFATRPKLNDYVGKRSELLEGADTLFSAVISGKLHVPINHAYALKDAARAHADLESRATTGASILKP; encoded by the coding sequence ATGGCCAAGGCGGTGCGCGTGCACAAGGTGGGTGGGCCGGAGGCGCTCGTCTACGAGCCGGTCGATCTGGCCGCCCCCGGGCCGGGCGAGGTCCGCATCCGCCAGCATGCGATCGGCCTGAACTTCATCGACGTGTATTATCGCACCGGCCTGTACAAGGCGCCTGGTCTTCCATTCGTGGCCGGCAACGAGGCGGCGGGCGAGGTGATCGCGGTCGGCCCCGGCGTGACGCACTTCCATCCCAGCGACCGCGTCGCCTACTACGAAAATCTGGGCGGCTACGCCACCGAGCGCAACATCGGCTGGCAGCGCCTGGTCAAGCTGCCCGACCACATCACCTATGAACAGGGCGCCGTGCTGATGCTCAAGGGGTTGACCGTGTGGTACCTGCTGCACAAGACCTTCAAGGTCGAACCGCATCATCGTGTACTGATCCACGCCGCCGCCGGCGGCATCGGCCTCTTGGCCTGCCAATGGGCGCGCGCGCTCGGCGCGCATGTGATCGGCACCGTCGGCTCCAAGGCCAAGGCCGATCTCGCGCTCGCCAATGGCTGCGATCACGTCATCCTCTACAATGAAGAGGATTTCGTCGCGCGGGTGAAGCAGATCAGCCGCGGGGAAGGATGCGACGTGGTCTATGACGGCGTCGGCAAGTCGACCTTCCCGGGATCGCTGTCCTGCCTCAAGCCGCGCGGCCTGTTCGTCAGCTTCGGCAACGCCTCGGGTCCGGTACCACCATTCTCGATCGCCGAGTTGAACAGCCACGGCTCGCTGTTCGCGACCCGGCCGAAGCTCAACGACTATGTCGGCAAGCGCTCGGAACTGCTGGAAGGCGCGGACACGCTGTTCTCCGCGGTGATCAGCGGCAAGCTACACGTGCCGATCAATCACGCCTACGCGCTGAAGGACGCCGCGCGCGCCCATGCCGATCTCGAGAGCCGCGCCACCACGGGCGCGTCGATCCTGAAGCCGTGA
- a CDS encoding LLM class flavin-dependent oxidoreductase, giving the protein MSVDFGVMTPVRIGIFCPYDNHGHGHAAAIQAETDLVLKAEALAFDEAWISEHHFDAGSSSPSISPLLGYLAARTSRIRLGTAAVLLPFRRPIEVAEDIATIDILSNGRLDFGVARGGPFPEQNRNFGVPPEETRPRMLEALHLIQRLLTEDEVSHHGHYFRVDRLRLTPRPLQQPVPTWIASASDVALDDAAAHGHGLMAGLTSTIDDVRQMLRSYQARRPGADPRLAVSRFYCSARTREAAMTEAAPFLQQFFDRRRRLSAAPGAEVPPTNVDGFLARSLIGSHDEVRAKLVELATAGPRSVLLVPTSTDALRRCELLETFRTHVLEGRPG; this is encoded by the coding sequence ATGTCGGTAGACTTCGGCGTCATGACTCCTGTGCGCATTGGCATCTTCTGCCCCTACGACAATCACGGCCACGGCCATGCCGCGGCCATTCAGGCCGAAACCGATCTGGTGCTCAAGGCTGAGGCACTCGCCTTCGACGAGGCCTGGATCTCGGAGCATCATTTCGACGCCGGCAGCTCGAGCCCGTCGATCTCTCCGCTGCTCGGCTATCTCGCCGCGCGAACCTCAAGGATCCGTCTGGGCACGGCGGCCGTGCTGCTGCCGTTCCGCCGGCCCATCGAGGTCGCCGAGGACATCGCCACGATCGACATCCTGAGCAATGGGCGGCTTGATTTCGGCGTCGCGCGCGGCGGGCCGTTTCCGGAGCAGAACCGGAATTTCGGAGTGCCGCCCGAGGAGACGCGCCCGCGCATGCTCGAGGCGCTGCATCTGATCCAACGTCTACTGACGGAGGACGAGGTCTCGCACCACGGCCATTACTTTCGGGTCGATCGTCTCAGGCTGACGCCGCGCCCGCTGCAGCAGCCGGTTCCGACCTGGATCGCATCGGCCAGCGATGTCGCGCTCGATGACGCGGCCGCGCATGGTCATGGGCTGATGGCCGGGCTGACCTCGACGATCGATGACGTCAGACAGATGCTGCGAAGCTATCAGGCACGGCGCCCCGGCGCCGATCCGCGCCTTGCGGTGTCGCGCTTCTATTGCAGCGCTCGGACGCGGGAGGCGGCCATGACCGAGGCGGCCCCGTTCCTGCAACAATTCTTCGATCGCCGCCGCCGGCTGTCCGCCGCTCCCGGCGCCGAAGTGCCGCCGACCAACGTCGACGGCTTCCTCGCGCGCTCACTGATCGGCAGCCATGACGAGGTCCGCGCCAAGCTCGTCGAGCTCGCCACGGCTGGCCCGCGCAGCGTGCTGCTGGTCCCGACCAGCACCGACGCGCTGCGCCGCTGCGAGCTGCTCGAAACGTTCCGCACCCACGTCCTGGAGGGGCGGCCCGGCTGA